aatttggtaaaattgcaatttagtccctcatagttcttcacttattcaatttggtcctaattcatccattttccttaatttctagatcattctacccttaaaatatttacactattggtccttcaactttttcatatttacactttaaccctttaagtcttgagtatttactcttaggcaacaaaacttttctaacttttacaatttagtcctttcctgaatcaagatatcataatttacttcccaatgttgccataactcaaaacttccctttttatcactttatttccttattttattatatcaaggataatatattactgtaaagattttcagggtattacaaaagtctttatatatatgtattcgatAGTATTTATAAATTTTACTTATCGTGTATATGTGAGTATCCGACTATTCATAAGCGGAAGATGGTGTAGGATCATGTTTCCTAATTTGGTATCTAAATTTGACACTTTTTTTTCTAATATAATACTCATGTTAGTTTTTGAACTAATGTGATACCTATATTTGACAAAAGTTCTTCATGAATTTTGGTACATGAAGAAAGTAATGCTTATTTCGATTTTAGAgttaatttaatgaaaatttatattaattagcTAATAATATTAGCATTTAACTTTCATCAAATTTACCCTAAAACCTAAATTAATTCGGTATATAGAATTgtatttgacaaattaaacataaaattaaacaGATTCATAATTAGcactaaatttattctattaacaaaataatgaaaaatcaaacctaataatattaacaattaactttTATCAAACCTTAAAACCTAACTTTTATCATTAGCTTTGAGTACCAACTATTGTCAAATATAAGTATCGATGGACAAAAATAACCCAAATACcgcatttaaaaaaatcaaaattatatattaatcctatataatataatatttagatTCTATTCATCCTTACTTTAAAAGGTAAATTTATCTTTACCATTTCAATGTTAAACCTTTCTCATCATAAACCCACATTGGATAAAACCCTAATCATATGGTATATAGATTGCTTCATAACAAAAATCATATGGTTTCCTTTTAGAAATTaaaccaaataaaaaataaaaaacccaaaataaagggGTAAAACTATtgataacaaaaatataaaattttgtaaagaaaacCCAAGTATTATCATCTTTTCAAAATCATCCTAATTATCACTAAACTAGTTTAAAATCAACactggaaaaagaaaaagaacagaaAAAAACATTTCATGATCCACCAGTAACACTGCCATTAAAGATTTCAATGGTGTCACCTTGTCCAACTTGATGCCACCTAAACGACCGATCATCGTCCATAACGTTTTGTTTATAAATAAAGAAATACCCTTCTTGTGGTAAATGAAACTGGAGTCTTTGGTGCAACTTTTGCAGTTCTTTTCTCAGTTCACTCACATTATCCGTCGCATTCACTTCCACCGCTATCTTCTTCGTCCCACACTTTGGCAAAACCAACAGCTTCAGTTTCTTCACAGCCGTCGGAGTCCCCGCCGCTATACCCGCAGACCCAGTACCGGACCCGGTCGGGGATGGCTTTATATTAACATCAACATCACTATTCTCCGCCAGTTCACATTCCCGTGACGATCGGCTGTCAACGGGAACCGGGTCCATTTGGCCATGCACCTTCTCTTTTAATCCTAAAGGGTTGTCGTTTACGTCCGTTTCTGAAGGAACAACGGTTTTCGACGAAGGGGTATTGCTGTTGAGCTGTACATTCTTGGCTGCCAAAGGAAGTTGATGGTCGGCGGCGGCGGCATTGGGTTGGGGTTGTTTATTACTGTTACTAATATCGGAATCAGAAGAAACCAAGAGTTGGATACGGGAATTTTGAAGGATTTCACAGTACTCAACGTCACGATCATCTTGAAGGACATTGCCATTAAAGATTAGGGTTTGGTGAGGGATAGGGATACCATGGTATTTATGAATCTTTTCTTTGATTTCAAGAACAGTATCAAAGAAACCAACTTCAATGGAAAATGGTTTGCCTTTTTGGGTTTCAAAGATGACATCCATTTGAAAAGATTGAAGAAAAGAATGGTTTGGTAATGCGAGGAATGTGGTGTTTGTTAACAGCTAATATCCGATATATTGCAACTGTGAGGCTGATTTTACTGcagattttttgtttttattttcttcttctgctctggattt
The Gossypium arboreum isolate Shixiya-1 chromosome 10, ASM2569848v2, whole genome shotgun sequence genome window above contains:
- the LOC108452728 gene encoding ubiquitin domain-containing protein 7SL RNA1-like is translated as MDVIFETQKGKPFSIEVGFFDTVLEIKEKIHKYHGIPIPHQTLIFNGNVLQDDRDVEYCEILQNSRIQLLVSSDSDISNSNKQPQPNAAAADHQLPLAAKNVQLNSNTPSSKTVVPSETDVNDNPLGLKEKVHGQMDPVPVDSRSSRECELAENSDVDVNIKPSPTGSGTGSAGIAAGTPTAVKKLKLLVLPKCGTKKIAVEVNATDNVSELRKELQKLHQRLQFHLPQEGYFFIYKQNVMDDDRSFRWHQVGQGDTIEIFNGSVTGGS